A stretch of DNA from Catenulispora acidiphila DSM 44928:
CATCAGGATCGAGATGCCCTTGTGCTTCTTGCCGGTCCGCGCCGGCGCCTCGGGGTCGGTCCGGCACGCCAGCCAGACGTAGTCGGCGTGGTCGGACAGCGAGGTGAAGATCTTCTGACCGTTGACCAGGTAGTGCTCGCCGTCGGGCTCGAGCACCGCGCGCGTCTTCAGACTCGCCAGGTCGGTCCCGGAATCCGGCTCGGAGTAGCCGATGGCGAACATGCACTCCCCGGCCAGGATCCGCGGCAGGATCTCCGTCTTCTGCTTGTCGGTGCCGAACCGCATGATGGCCGGCCCGACGGCGTTGATGGTCAGGAACGGCACCGGAGCCCCGGCCCGCTGCGCCTCGTCGAAGAACACGAACTGTTCGACAGGCGTGAACCCCAGTCCGCCGTACTCCTCGGGCCACCCGACGCCCAGCCAGCCGTCGCGCCCCATCTGCCGCACCGCCTCACGGCTGCGCGGCCCGCCGAACTCGCCGGTGGACATCTCCTCGGCGACCTCAGGGGTGACCAGTTCGGTGAAGTAGGCGCGGAGAGTGTCACGCAGCTGCGCCTGCGCCTCGGTGTACGCGATCCGCATGAGGTGAATTAGAACGTGTTACACCTGCGATGGCAAGAGTTTCTGATGGATCATCAGATCCATCCGCCGGGTCGCCCGAACGGGTTCGACGACGCGCGGCCGCACGGCGGGACTGGTCGGCTGAGGACTCGGAGGACATGGCGGACAGGACCGCCGACCTGGGAACGGAGCGCCGATGAGCAGCGGAGCCAACGGGGATTCGGCGCCGGGGACGCCGGGGCGCGGGCCGGAGCAGCCGCAGCCGCAGCCAGGACGGAATCAGCCGCCGGAGACGCCGCCGGGAGCGCTGCCGCAGCAGTCGGCCGCGGGTCAGCCGATGAGCGAGCCGCAGCCTCAACCGCAAGCTCAGCCGCCGAGTCAGATGCCGAGTCAGATGCCGCAGCCACCGCATCAGCCTGCCGGCCAGCCGCAGCCGGCGAGTCAGCCTCAACCGCAAGCTCAGCCGCCGAGCCAGACGCCGCAGCCACCGCATCAGCCTGCCGGCCAGCCGCAGCCGCAGCCGCAACCGCCGAGTCAGATGCCGCAACCCGCAGGTCAGCCGCAGCCGCAACCGCAACCGCAACCAGCGAGCCAGCCATCGCCGCAGTATCAGCCTCCCGCAGCAGCGAGCCCGCAGCACCCCCACCAACCCCCGCCCCATCAGGGCCCGCCGTCACCCCCGCCGCCGCACTACGACCCCACGCTGCACCCGCATCCCCTCCACCCGCCGCCGCCCGTGGCCGTCACCGTCCCGCTCGGCAAGATGCTCTACCTCTGCGTGGCGGCGCTGGGGGTGATCAACCTGTTCCTCGGCTACGTCAGCGCCGGGGATGGCGACTCCATGAACCTCTACAAGGTCGGCGTCGCGATCTACACCCTCGCGCCGACCATGTTCTTCCTCGCCGGGCTGGTCGCGGTGCGGGGGTTCCTGCCGCGGGAGCGGGCGCCGGGGGCGTTGCCGGCCATGATCAGCTCGGCGATCTTCGTCACCCTGGTGCTCTCCGCGATCAGCTCCGACGGTGCCGGCGACCTGCAGACGCTCTTTCTCGTCTTCGGTGCGGTGCAGTTCGTGATCGCGTGGTTGGCGTACCTGTTCGACTCCGGGGTGATCGCCGCGCGGCGGTAGGTCACATCTTCGAGTGGTCCCAGGACGCAGTCCGCTTGGCGCGCACTCGGACCACCACGCGCTTGTGCGCCTGCTGCTCGACGAAGGGCCGCATCGCCTCGGGGTCGGCGCCGAAGACCTCGGGATAGCGGGCCGTGAGGGCCATGCCGAAGGACAGGATCTGGTCGTAGTCCTCGATCAGCTCCACGTCGCCGTAGACAGTGACGCCGCGCAGCTCGTCGTAGGCGATGCCGTCCTCGACCAGGCATGTGATGCGCGGGTCGCGGCGCAGGTTGACCGTCTTCTGGGACTTGCCGTACGTCCAGAACGCCAGGTCGCCGTCCAGCTGCGCGTAGTACATGGTCACCAGGTGCGGCGTGCCGTCGGCGTTCGCCGAGGCGACCTGGAGCTTGCGCCCCGCCGCGAAAAAGGTTTCGATCTCTTCATCGGACATCCGGATGCGGTCCCGCTGGCTCATGGCGAAAAGTAGAACAGGTTTCGATTGATGACGGCAAGGCTCACCGCCTTCTCCGGCCCGGCGCGCGGGCTGAAGGCTTACATCCGGCACGAGCTGAACACCAGCGTCCACGGCTCCGGCGGTCTGCGTCTCAAAGAGCGCTACGCCGAGCCGCCCGGGGACCCCGGCCTGTTCGGACCCGGCGCCGTGACCTGGCGCGTGCACTCCGACGCCCCGGGCATGCTCATGGGCGGCTTCGCCTCGCTGATGCTCCAGGCGCTGCACCCGCTGGCGATGGCCGGCGTCGATCAGCACTCCGACTTCCGCACCGACCCGCTGACCCGGCTCAACCGCACCGCCGCCTACGTCCTGTCGACGACCTTCGGCTCCAAGGACGTCGCCGAGGCAGCCGTCGCGCACGTCCGCGACCGCGTCCACCCCCACATCAAGGGCACGGCGCCCGACGGCCGCACCTACAGCGCCGAGGACCCGCACCTGCTGACCTGGGTCCACGTCGCCGAGGTCCGCTGCTTCCTGGCCGGCTATGAACGCTTCGGCGCCCCGCCGCTGACCCCCGCCGAACGCGACCAGTACTACCGCGAGGTGGCGGTCCCGGCGCGGATGCTCGGCGCGCGGGACGTGCCGGAGTCGGCGGCCGAGGTGGCGCAGTACTTCCACGACATACGTCCCGAACTGCAAGCCACCGAAGCCGCGATCGAGGGCATCCACTTCATCCGAGGCTTCGGCGCCAACCCGCGCGAGCGCGCGGCGGTCCGGGTCCTGATGAACGGCGCCTCAGCGCTGCTGCCGGACTGGGCCCGGGAGCCGCTGCAGCTCGGCCGCCCCGATGCCGTCCGGCTGCTGATCGACCGGCCGCTGGCGCAGGCCGCGGGGCGCGCGCTGCGCTGGGCGTTGGAGCCCTCGGAGGTCGTCGGAACCGCCTACGCGCGCATGGGTCTGACGCCGCCTCCGCAGCACCGCGACTGGAGGACGGCGCCGGGGTCGTCGCACGGCTAGCCAGCCCGGCGCCGCCCCACGCCCCGGTCAGCCCTCCCACTCAGCACCGCTACTCAGCCGCCAAAACCCGCGGCAGCCCACACGCCGCCGCCACTCCCACCTCGAAGTGCGTCAGCTCGTCGACCCGGTCCCCGGAAAACCGCGCCACCAGCATCCCGACGCAGTGCAGCCGGCCGCTGAGCCGGTCCCGCGCGTACTCGCCCCACGCCGGCTGCCCGTTGGCGCGCGTCGGCACCAGGTGGCAGATCGCCCGCCGGTGCTCCTTGACCGCGACGAAGAACCGGCGCACGTCGTGGAGCCCGCGGTACTCGAAGGACATCGGAGGCATCCGGATCCAGACGTCGTCGGTCATCATCGCCAGCAGCGCGTCGACGTCGTGCGAGGTGAACGCCGCGACGAACCGCTCGGTCAGCGACCGCTCCTCCGCGCTGCCCGGCACCGGTCCCGGACGCTCCGGTCCCCGCGTCGTCGCGTCCAGGGTCGCCCGCGCGCGCTTCAACGCGCTCGTCACCGCGCTCTCGCTCAGCCCCAGCAGGTCGGCCGCCTCGGCAGCGCGGTACCCGAGCACGTCCCGCAGCAGCAACACCGCACGCTGATTCGGCGGCAGCAGCTGCAACGCGGTCAGGAACGCCAGCGAGATCGCCTCGGCCGACTCGTACTTCGCCTCCGGTCCCGGCTCCTCATCCGGCAGCCGGTCGATCAGCAGATCCGGGTACGGCTGGAGCCACAGCACCTCGCTGTGCACCGAGGGCTCGGGGTACTCCTGGAACAGCGCCGTGGACACCGGCCGCCGTGTCGCCGAACGCAGCATGTTCAGACACCGGTTCGTGGTGATGCGGTGCAGCCAGGTCCGCAGCGAGGCCCGCTCCTCGAAGCCGGCCAGCCCGAGCCAGGCCGCCAGCAGCACCTCCTGGAGCGTGTCCTCGGCGTCCTGGTAGGAACCCAGCATCCGGTAGCAGAGCAGATGCAGCTCGCCCCGGTAGGGCTCGACCAGTTCGGCGAAGGCCTCCCGGTCTCCGGACCGGGCGCGGTGCAGCAGATCGGCTGACATCTCCACGCTCCTCACCGCCTTTCCTTGTGCTTGTGCGTCCCCGTCGGCTCGCTTCACCTGTCCTGACACCGGAGAACGCGGAAACTGGGCGGTCCGCGAGCACCCAGTTTCCGGCGAAGCTCTTGTCAGTGCAGGTGTCAACGAAAAAACCGCCTCCGATCGGAGTGAGACACCATGTCGAACGACTTCCTCACCGGCAAGACCGTGCTGATCACCGGGTCCAGCCGAGGGTTGGGCCGGGCGCTGGTCGACGCCGCCCTGGACCTCGGCGCCGGCCGGGTCTACGCCGGAGCCCGCAAGCCCGCGGCGCACGCGGACGCCCGCGTCGTCCCGCTGGCTCTCGACATCACCGACGCCGCGCAGATCGAGGCCGCGGCCAAGACCGTCGAGGAGCTGGACATCCTGGTCAACAACG
This window harbors:
- a CDS encoding pyridoxamine 5'-phosphate oxidase family protein, with the protein product MSQRDRIRMSDEEIETFFAAGRKLQVASANADGTPHLVTMYYAQLDGDLAFWTYGKSQKTVNLRRDPRITCLVEDGIAYDELRGVTVYGDVELIEDYDQILSFGMALTARYPEVFGADPEAMRPFVEQQAHKRVVVRVRAKRTASWDHSKM
- a CDS encoding sigma-70 family RNA polymerase sigma factor, which produces MSADLLHRARSGDREAFAELVEPYRGELHLLCYRMLGSYQDAEDTLQEVLLAAWLGLAGFEERASLRTWLHRITTNRCLNMLRSATRRPVSTALFQEYPEPSVHSEVLWLQPYPDLLIDRLPDEEPGPEAKYESAEAISLAFLTALQLLPPNQRAVLLLRDVLGYRAAEAADLLGLSESAVTSALKRARATLDATTRGPERPGPVPGSAEERSLTERFVAAFTSHDVDALLAMMTDDVWIRMPPMSFEYRGLHDVRRFFVAVKEHRRAICHLVPTRANGQPAWGEYARDRLSGRLHCVGMLVARFSGDRVDELTHFEVGVAAACGLPRVLAAE
- a CDS encoding oxygenase MpaB family protein gives rise to the protein MTARLTAFSGPARGLKAYIRHELNTSVHGSGGLRLKERYAEPPGDPGLFGPGAVTWRVHSDAPGMLMGGFASLMLQALHPLAMAGVDQHSDFRTDPLTRLNRTAAYVLSTTFGSKDVAEAAVAHVRDRVHPHIKGTAPDGRTYSAEDPHLLTWVHVAEVRCFLAGYERFGAPPLTPAERDQYYREVAVPARMLGARDVPESAAEVAQYFHDIRPELQATEAAIEGIHFIRGFGANPRERAAVRVLMNGASALLPDWAREPLQLGRPDAVRLLIDRPLAQAAGRALRWALEPSEVVGTAYARMGLTPPPQHRDWRTAPGSSHG
- a CDS encoding DUF5336 domain-containing protein encodes the protein MAVTVPLGKMLYLCVAALGVINLFLGYVSAGDGDSMNLYKVGVAIYTLAPTMFFLAGLVAVRGFLPRERAPGALPAMISSAIFVTLVLSAISSDGAGDLQTLFLVFGAVQFVIAWLAYLFDSGVIAARR